Proteins from a single region of Juglans microcarpa x Juglans regia isolate MS1-56 chromosome 5S, Jm3101_v1.0, whole genome shotgun sequence:
- the LOC121268449 gene encoding serine carboxypeptidase-like 45 isoform X2 produces MIGIIYATLSQVFLALNSVAGDDKIVSLPGQPQVSFQQYAGYITIDEKQQRALFYYFVEAETEPASKPLVLWLNGGPGCSSVGAGAFCEHGPFKPSGDILVRNYYSWNKEANMLYLESPAGVGFSYSANKSFYDSLNDELTAQENLLFLERWFKEFPEYTNRDFFITGKSYAGHYVPQLAQLIIKSQVKFNLKGIAIGNPLLEFNTDLNSRAEFLWSHGLISDSTYESFTSVCNYSQISRQAANGPLTPVCADVNSKVSREIGKYINTYDVSLDVCLPSVHSQSQVLNQLQDTPKIDVCVGDETDTYLNRKDVQEAFHARLIGVTRCSICSDVVKYNMQNLEVPTVPVLGELVKSGIRVLVYSGDQDSVVPFIGTRILVDGLAKGLGLNTVLPYRSWFEGRQVAGWTQVYGDILTFATIRGAAHEGPFSQPKRSLVLFSGFLSGKPLPEAL; encoded by the exons ATGATAGGAATAATCTATGCAACTCTTTCGCAAGTGTTCTTGGCACTGAACTCAGTTGCAGGAGATGATAAAATCGTTAGCTTGCCAGGGCAGCCACAGGTTAGTTTCCAGCAGTATGCAGGATACATAACCATTGATGAAAAGCAGCAGAGAGCTCTCTTTTACTACTTTGTTGAAGCAGAAACAGAGCCAGCTTCCAAGCCTCTAGTTCTTTGGTTGAACGGAG GTCCTGGTTGTTCTTCGGTTGGAGCTGGAGCATTTTGCGAGCATGGGCCCTTTAAACCAAGTGGAGACATTCTGGTTAGAAATTATTATAGCTGGAATAAAG AAGCAAACATGTTGTACCTGGAATCACCTGCAGGAGTTGGATTCTCGTACTCTGCTAATAAATCTTTCTACGACTCGTTGAACGATGAACTGACAG CCCAAGAAAACCTTCTGTTTCTTGAACGATGGTTTAAAGAATTCCCAGAATACACAAATAGAGATTTTTTCATCACAGGGAAGAGCTATGCag GCCACTATGTTCCACAACTGGCACAACTTATTATTAAATCTCAAGTGAAGTTCAACCTCAAGGGAATAGCT ATAGGGAATCCTCTCCTGGAATTTAACACTGATCTCAACTCCCGAGCTGAGTTCTTATGGTCACACGGATTAATATCAGATTCAACTTATGAAAGTTTCACTTCAGTCTGTAATTACTCTCAAATCAGTAGACAGGCGGCAAATGGCCCTCTCACCCCTGTTTGCGCAGATGTTAATAGCAAAGTTTCAAGAGAAATTGGTAAATATATCAACACCTATGATGTTAGTCTTGATGTCTGTCTACCGTCAGTTCATTCACAATCCCAGGTGTTGAATCAACTG CAAGATACACCGAAAATAGATGTCTGTGTAGGAGATGAAACAGATACATACTTGAACAGGAAAGATGTACAGGAGGCTTTCCATGCTCGGCTTATTGGAGTCACCAGATGCAGTATTTGCAGCGA TGTCGTCAAATataatatgcaaaatctagAAGTACCTACCGTCCCTGTTCTGGGTGAACTTGTCAAGTCTGGCATCCGGGTCTTGGTATACAG CGGAGACCAAGATTCTGTTGTCCCATTTATCGGCACCCGGATACTAGTAGATGGACTGGCTAAGGGTTTGGGACTGAACACAGTTTTGCCTTACAGATCCTGGTTTGAAGGAAGACAG GTTGCTGGATGGACACAAGTATATGGTGATATCTTAACTTTTGCAACCATCAGAGGAGCAGCTCATGAAGGTCCATTTTCACAGCCAAAGAGATCGCTTGTGCTATTTAGTGGATTTTTGTCAGGAAAGCCATTGCCAGAAGCACTCTAA
- the LOC121268449 gene encoding serine carboxypeptidase-like 45 isoform X1 → MQQKSWIMIGIIYATLSQVFLALNSVAGDDKIVSLPGQPQVSFQQYAGYITIDEKQQRALFYYFVEAETEPASKPLVLWLNGGPGCSSVGAGAFCEHGPFKPSGDILVRNYYSWNKEANMLYLESPAGVGFSYSANKSFYDSLNDELTAQENLLFLERWFKEFPEYTNRDFFITGKSYAGHYVPQLAQLIIKSQVKFNLKGIAIGNPLLEFNTDLNSRAEFLWSHGLISDSTYESFTSVCNYSQISRQAANGPLTPVCADVNSKVSREIGKYINTYDVSLDVCLPSVHSQSQVLNQLQDTPKIDVCVGDETDTYLNRKDVQEAFHARLIGVTRCSICSDVVKYNMQNLEVPTVPVLGELVKSGIRVLVYSGDQDSVVPFIGTRILVDGLAKGLGLNTVLPYRSWFEGRQVAGWTQVYGDILTFATIRGAAHEGPFSQPKRSLVLFSGFLSGKPLPEAL, encoded by the exons ATGCAACAGAAATCATGGATCATGATAGGAATAATCTATGCAACTCTTTCGCAAGTGTTCTTGGCACTGAACTCAGTTGCAGGAGATGATAAAATCGTTAGCTTGCCAGGGCAGCCACAGGTTAGTTTCCAGCAGTATGCAGGATACATAACCATTGATGAAAAGCAGCAGAGAGCTCTCTTTTACTACTTTGTTGAAGCAGAAACAGAGCCAGCTTCCAAGCCTCTAGTTCTTTGGTTGAACGGAG GTCCTGGTTGTTCTTCGGTTGGAGCTGGAGCATTTTGCGAGCATGGGCCCTTTAAACCAAGTGGAGACATTCTGGTTAGAAATTATTATAGCTGGAATAAAG AAGCAAACATGTTGTACCTGGAATCACCTGCAGGAGTTGGATTCTCGTACTCTGCTAATAAATCTTTCTACGACTCGTTGAACGATGAACTGACAG CCCAAGAAAACCTTCTGTTTCTTGAACGATGGTTTAAAGAATTCCCAGAATACACAAATAGAGATTTTTTCATCACAGGGAAGAGCTATGCag GCCACTATGTTCCACAACTGGCACAACTTATTATTAAATCTCAAGTGAAGTTCAACCTCAAGGGAATAGCT ATAGGGAATCCTCTCCTGGAATTTAACACTGATCTCAACTCCCGAGCTGAGTTCTTATGGTCACACGGATTAATATCAGATTCAACTTATGAAAGTTTCACTTCAGTCTGTAATTACTCTCAAATCAGTAGACAGGCGGCAAATGGCCCTCTCACCCCTGTTTGCGCAGATGTTAATAGCAAAGTTTCAAGAGAAATTGGTAAATATATCAACACCTATGATGTTAGTCTTGATGTCTGTCTACCGTCAGTTCATTCACAATCCCAGGTGTTGAATCAACTG CAAGATACACCGAAAATAGATGTCTGTGTAGGAGATGAAACAGATACATACTTGAACAGGAAAGATGTACAGGAGGCTTTCCATGCTCGGCTTATTGGAGTCACCAGATGCAGTATTTGCAGCGA TGTCGTCAAATataatatgcaaaatctagAAGTACCTACCGTCCCTGTTCTGGGTGAACTTGTCAAGTCTGGCATCCGGGTCTTGGTATACAG CGGAGACCAAGATTCTGTTGTCCCATTTATCGGCACCCGGATACTAGTAGATGGACTGGCTAAGGGTTTGGGACTGAACACAGTTTTGCCTTACAGATCCTGGTTTGAAGGAAGACAG GTTGCTGGATGGACACAAGTATATGGTGATATCTTAACTTTTGCAACCATCAGAGGAGCAGCTCATGAAGGTCCATTTTCACAGCCAAAGAGATCGCTTGTGCTATTTAGTGGATTTTTGTCAGGAAAGCCATTGCCAGAAGCACTCTAA